The Erigeron canadensis isolate Cc75 chromosome 4, C_canadensis_v1, whole genome shotgun sequence genome window below encodes:
- the LOC122598620 gene encoding uncharacterized protein LOC122598620: MARIEEQQIFQDLGHISGNKGQSTRQFQWVFGEVKNDITNEYQSDFVEECSSDLCKSLGSSSSEEVDDAISSSLGWSSHNSPLYELSELMAQLPIKRGLSKYYQGKSESFGSLSNLTNIKDLAKKGNHRSRRSTKLLGQSQTLSAKRTIVKNKKSCLSSIARTSLFSSLGEMGALLDTISVQTHNF, from the exons ATGGCTAGGATTGAGGAGCAACAAATATTCCAAGACTTGGGACATATTTCAGGCAACAAAGGCCAAAGTACTAGACAGTTTCAATGGGTTTTTGGTGAAGTTAAAAACGATATTACTAATGAGTATCAGTCAGATTTTGTTGAAGAATGCTCAAGCGATCTATGCAAATCTTTAGGGTCGTCTTCCTCTGAGGAAGTAGACGATGCAATTTCATCTTCTTTAGGATGGTCGTCTCATAATAGTCCATTGTACGAGTTATCTGAACTCATGGCACAATTGCCTATCAA GAGAGGTTTGTCAAAGTACTATCAAGGAAAATCTGAGTCATTTGGATCACTTTCAAATTTGACAAACATTAAAGATCTAGCCAAGAAGGGAAATCATAGATCAAGAAGGTCAACAAAATTacttggtcaaagtcaaacattAAGTGCCAAGCGCACAATTGTGAAAAACAAGAAGAGTTGTTTATCTTCTATTGCTAgaacttctttattttcttcacTTGGAGAAATGGGTGCTTTACTTGACACAATTTCTGTACAAACTCATAATTTCTAA